One Scomber scombrus chromosome 4, fScoSco1.1, whole genome shotgun sequence genomic region harbors:
- the poli gene encoding DNA polymerase iota isoform X2 — protein sequence MDITEIVETRLAQTLESNSYSFKGHVYNHFSAETKAADHPRLALGSYIAAELREVIHSKLGLTGCAGVATNKLLAKLVSGTFKPNQQTTLLPENVSDIMGCLSSLRKLPGVGHQTTKRLQALGLVSLKDLQQFPLTDLVREFGGPSAQRLKNLVLGVDDSPVTPTGAPQSLSDEDSFKKISSTKGVLEKIQELLNSLVGRMHKDGRQPQTFRLTVRKYSATNKWFSRESRQCPIPNHIGQKITSGSSDDAVAQLVPLAMKLFHKVVDTSAAFHLTLLNVCFSNLQTRGPAASGKGSITSFFSHSTSPTKTQILSSQSQDDSSRSGDSHHTDHRFSTHSMITQHTSQKTVSTKSPSSSEAALRGFKKKQSTVVPREEPQLRKVTCSTVGSDPDDTNNTVTHRLPPNVDPEVFRLLPEEIQKELLSPAYANSLTSSLMATSSLSASVTVTDMPQISENTSLQCLPPSTLVPQSLSESQNVTDRKEAVNRFVPSDRATTVNNQRPRDTSSASVENMMEEGRLSFPQSSDCEFPVNVDPEVFSELPPSVQRELMSEWKQQKLVLKIPALRKPGKSLMTKDKKEKAGKSSQANNLLNYFKPS from the exons ATGGACATCACAGAGATAGTAGAGACGAGGCTGGCACAGACTCTGGAGTCTAACAGCTATTCATTTAAAGGACATGTCTACAACCATTTCA GTGCAGAAACTAAAGCCGCAGACCACCCGAGGCTGGCTTTAGGTTCATACATTGCAGCAGAGCTGAGAGAAGTCATCCACAGCAAACTGGGCCTGACTGGCTGTGCTGGCGTCGCCACTAATAAGCTATTAGCCAAACTGGTGTCAGGCACTTTCAAACCCAACCAGCAAACCACACTGCTGCCGGAGAACGTCAGTGACATCATGGGCTGCCTAAGCAGCCTCCGCAAATTACCAG GGGTGGGACACCAAACCACTAAGAGACTTCAGGCCCTGGGATTAGTCAGCTTGAAAGACCTACAGCAGTTCCCATTGACTGACTTGGTGAGAGAGTTTGGAGGCCCCAGTGCGCAGCGCCTGAAGAATCTGGTCCTCGGTGTTGATGACTCTCCTGTCACCCCTACTGGGGCCCCTCAG TCTCTCAGTGATGAAGACTCCTTTAAGAAGATCTCATCAACTAAAGGTGTGTTGGAGAAGATTCAAGAGCTCCTGAACAGCCTGGTGGGGAG GATGCACAAAGACGGCAGGCAGCCTCAAACCTTCCGGCTTACCGTTCGTAAATACTCAGCGACCAACAAGTGGTTCAGTCGGGAGAGCCGGCAGTGTCCAATCCCTAACCACATCGGACAGAAGATCACGTCTG GCAGCAGTGATGATGCTGTGGCCCAGCTGGTCCCATTGGCCATGAAGCTTTTCCACAAGGTGGTGGACACCAGCGCAGCCTTTCACCTCACCCTCCTTAACGTGTGCTTCAGTAACCTGCAGACCAGAGGACCTGCCGCCAGCGGAAAGGGCTCAATAACATCTTTCTTTTCGCACAGCACGTctccaacaaaaacacaaatcctCTCATCGCAAAGCCAG GACGATTCCTCTCGGAGCGGGGATAGCCACCACACGGATCATCGGTTTAGCACCCACAGCATGATTACTCAACATACCTCACAAAAGACAGTCTCCACAAAAAGCCCCTCTAGCTCTGAGGCAGCATTACGTGGGttcaaaaaaaaacagagcaccGTTGTTCCCAGAGAAGAGCCTCAGCTTCGGAAAGTAACCTGCAGCACTGTGGGGTCAGACCCTGATGACACAAATAACACTGTGACACATAGACTGCCCCCAAATGTTGATCCGGAAGTGTTCAGGCTTCTCCCCGAGGAAATCCAGAAGGAGCTGTTATCTCCTGCCTACGCAAACTCCCTAACCAGCTCTCTCATGGCTACTAGCAGCCTGTCCGCCTCTGTTACAGTCACTGATATGCCCCAAATATCAGAGAACACCTCTCTGCAGTGCCTTCCACCCTCCACACTTGTCCCACAGTCATTATCAGAATCACAAAATGtcacagacagaaaagaagCTGTGAACAGATTTGTTCCATCTGACAGAGCGACCACCGTGAACAACCAGAGGCCTCGGGACACAAGTTCAGCTAGCgtagaaaacatgatggaagAAGGGAGACTCTCATTCCCTCAGTCTTCTGACTGTGAGTTCCCGGTAAATGTGGACCCTGAGGTGTTTTCTGAGCTCCCGCCGTCTGTTCAGAGAGAGTTGATGTCTGAATGGAAGCAACAGAAGTTGGTCCTGAAGATCCCCGCATTGAGGAAACCAGGGAAAAGCTTGATGaccaaagacaaaaaagaaaaagcaggaaaaagcaGTCAGGCAAACAATTTGTTGAATTATTTCAAACCCAGTTAG
- the LOC133979532 gene encoding sia-alpha-2,3-Gal-beta-1,4-GlcNAc-R:alpha 2,8-sialyltransferase-like, protein MVRIAKALGLVILCVAVLILSLISYVSLRKDSLFGSSKYYMGGPRIMFHAGFRSQFAMNFLDPSFIPLTNALNEELQGKPYKWKFNKTAFYQQRKDIFSYIDIPTNFSLTKNSVRVGQLMHFDYSSHKYVFSISNNFKSLLPDLSPILNKHYSMCAVVGNSGILTGSHCGPEIDQADFVFRCNFAPTEVYSKDVGRKTNLTTFNPSILERYYNNLLTIQDRNNFFLNLKKLEGAILWIPAFFLHTSATVTRTLVDFFVEHKGQLKIELAWPGNIMHDVNKYWKTKNLSPKRLSTGILMYTLASAMCDEIHLYGFWPFGWDPNTGNDLPYHYYDKKGTKFTTKWQETHQLPTEFKLLYKLHREGVIKLSLTHCS, encoded by the exons ATGGTCCGCATCGCCAAGGCCCTGGGTTTGGTCATCCTGTGCGTCGCCGTGCTCATATTGTCTCTCATCAGCTATGTGTCCCTCAGAAAAGACAGCCTCTTCGGCTCCTCAAAATACTACATGGGAGGCCCGAGGATTATGTTTCACGCAGGTTTTCG GTCTCAGTTTGCAATGAATTTTCTGgacccttccttcatccccttAACCAATGCCCTAAATGAGGAGCTCCAAGGAAAACCATACAAATGGAAATTCAACAAGACTGCTTTTTATCAGCAGAG GAAAGATATCTTCAGCTACATTGACATTCCCACCAACTTCTCGCTCACAAAGAACAGTGTACGCGTTGGCCAGCTGATGCACTTTGACTACTCCAGCCACAAATATGTCTTCTCTATCAGTAACAACTTCAAGTCCCTGCTCCCAGACCTCTCTCCTATCCTCAACAAGCATTACAGCATGTGTGCTGTGGTGGGCAACAGCGGCATCCTGACTGGAAGCCACTGTGGCCCAGAAATTGACCAGGCTGACTTTGTATTCCGCTGCAACTTCGCCCCAACGGAGGTCTACTCCAAGGACGTGGGAAGGAAGACTAACCTGACCACGTTTAACCCCAGCATCCTGGAGAGGTACTACAATAACCTGCTGACAATACAAGATAGGAATAACTTCTTCCTCAACCTGAAGAAGCTTGAGGGGGCCATCCTGTGGATCCCGGCCTTCTTCCTCCATACTTCAGCTACAGTGACCCGGACCCTGGTGGACTTCTTTGTGGAGCACAAGGGCCAACTGAAGATCGAACTGGCCTGGCCAGGAAACATCATGCACGATGTTAACAA ATACTGGAAGACTAAAAACCTCTCTCCCAAACGGCTCAGCACTGGAATCCTCATGTACACGCTGGCCTCCGCCATGTGTGACGAGATCCATCTCTACGGCTTCTGGCCCTTCGGCTGGGACCCCAACACAGGCAATGATTTGCCTTACCACTATTACGACAAGAAAGGGACCAAATTCACCACCAAGTGGCAGGAGACCCACCAGCTGCCCACCGAGTTCAAGCTGCTCTACAAGCTACACAGAGAGGGTGTGATCAAACTCAGCCTGACACACTGCTCTTAG
- the LOC133979407 gene encoding coiled-coil domain-containing protein 158-like, with translation MSSRFQPSDPHSGNTELSSHHMKLRAAVATTTETHDTCSPLRFNSLTLDELSEELNRRTKETQRLQEEVENATKVALERFGCTYDISSTPEHSGYEYELNVDGSLDDSTIFSAHQQTGTQPLICSPERLNQEVSTRGKEVLENVLDDCLQQMSNLQLNEMCDQPEQETFGFDKAIMDLQIKLQKVQIEKNVLSDLRMKDSRKHVDQMEKMLRMLEEIQNIKSSEDQKLQKTENETLALNRKVETLEWNIKDLYHTLLSHEKQCAHKSITSPKVTNIPRQPPLAVNVTEDHYEEKEELQEKHVLSVEHLGNEQCNGVNTQKERMEQLIASLGQEVAMLTDKLSSSKDSGVNLSVKLELLKRLAKGQASLHQRKVSEMESTVTSHKDKVCRLEQQLIQAQSQLVNVQREKERSLQQTEELRSQLGQLKRCSEQQQCDLREEVKVLRGELEVAREQLHRAGEEKRNLLALLDQRAQEGRKYQEEELQRRQQEAEQHLARLEDAQSQCQILHAERETLRLTLSEREKMVEILRLQMENSSQMTAQHSHTIDSLHQENSHLSNQLNQHKLEIQELRAELDYHKSDLAAAEHERCQLQASVMEQTRQVREETLEKQHLTTRLEVHRVQLLTLNKEHKELQRLHSCKSEEHEGVVLKLQSQLKNAQAELDQVRSTLRTLEGADGHGLQVAMGMQKEITARREQVDSLHSRIQHLEETVEKLHQEKHYQSLENQRQLQELTFVREEKRQLANELEALQSKDKQLRDRISKLEGILHKMSESFTDCQDFIQLQEQEFFRLKLKHALDLKELQGQNLRTAPNVTPPVLDSPNPTALPAPPFSQHVSNTHMKSKQQQESHTWELRSLVKELRGVISENRRPHTDNGATGNSFHRRRSAPERTAFSADEYEDVKTGSRLRRKTCGSEPHFLKTAELKTISNNSFSEGHLISGPQYTSSPKLHSPGRRSPVHALLTFDPNS, from the exons ATGTCATCGAGGTTTCAGCCCTCTGATCCTCACAGTGGAAACACTGAGCTATCGTCGCATCACATGAAGCTGAGAGcagcagtagcaacaacaacag AGACCCATGACACCTGCTCACCGCTGAGATTCAACAGTCTGACCCTGGATGAGTTGAG TGAGGAGCTTAATAGGCGCACCAAGGAAACCCAGAGGCttcaggaggaggtggaaaatGCCACCAAAGTGGCCTTGGAAAGATTTGGCTGCACATATGACATCAGCAGCACACCTGAGCACAGCGGCTATGAGTACGAGCTTAATGTTG ATGGCTCACTTGATGATTCAACCATTTTCTCAGCCCACCAGCAGACAGGGACTCAGCCTCTTATCTGTAGTCCAGAGCGTTTAAACCAGGAGGTCAGCACTCGTGGAAAGGAGGTGTTGGAGAATGTGTTAGATGACTGCCTCCAGCAGATGTCTAATTTGCAGCTCAACGAG ATGTGTGACCAACCTGAACAAGAGACATTCGGTTTTGACAAGGCCATCATGGACCTGCAGATCAAGCTGCAGAAAGTCCAGATAGAGAAAAACGTCCTGTCTGACCTCAG AATGAAGGATTCGAGGAAACACGTTGATCAGATGGAAAAGATGCTGCGCATGTTGGAGGAGATCCAAAACATCAAAAGTTCTGAGGACCAGAAGCTGCAGAAAACGGAGAATGAGACGTTGGCACTTAACAGGAAAGTAGAGACACTGGAATGGAATATAAAGGATTTGTACCATACGTTGTTATCTCATGAGAAACAGTGTGCACACAAATCCATCACCAGTCCTAAAGTCACCAATATTCCAAGACAGCCACCGTTAGCTGTTAATGTAACTGAGGATCATtatgaagaaaaagaggagctACAGGAGAAACATGTTTTA TCAGTGGAACATCTGGGGAATGAACAGTGCAATGGAGTAAATACGCAAAAAGAAAg AATGGAGCAGCTGATAGCGAGTCTTGGCCAGGAGGTGGCGATGTTGACCGACAAACTGAGTTCATCAAAAGACAGCGGCGTCAACTTAAGTGTCAAACTGGAGCTGCTAAA GAGACTTGCAAAGGGACAGGCATCATTGCACCAGCGTAAGGTCAGTGAGATGGAGTCAACCGTCACCAGCCATAAAGATAAG GTTTGTCGTCTGGAGCAGCAGCTCATTCAGGCTCAGTCACAGCTGGTGAACgtccagagagagaaagaacgaTCACTACAACAGACAGAGGAGCTTCGGTCTCAGCTCGGACAACTTAAG AGAtgcagtgagcagcagcagtgtgaccTCCGGGAGGAGGTGAAGGTCCTGAGAGGAGAGCTGGAGGTGGCGAGGGAGCAGCTTCACAGAGCtggggaggagaaaagaaatcTACTGGCCCTGCTGGATCAGAGGGCCCAGGAGGGGAGGAAATACCAGGAGGAGGAACTCCAGCGCAGGCAGCAAGAAGCCGAACAG CACCTTGCCAGACTGGAAGACGCTCAGAGCCAGTGCCAGATCCTtcacgcagagagagagacactgaggcTGACactgagtgaaagagagaaaatggtaGAAATTCTCAGGTTGCAGATGGAGAACAGTAGCCAGATGACGGCGCAACACAGCCACACCATCGACAGCCTTCACCAGGAGAACAGCCACCTCAGCAACCAGCTGAACCAGCACAAGTTGGAGATTCAGGAGCTCAGG GCCGAGTTAGATTACCACAAGTCAGACCTGGCAGCTGCGGAGCACGAGAGGTGCCAGCTACAGGCGTCTGTGATGGAGCAGACTCGACAAGTTCGGGAGGAGACACTTGAGAAACAGCACCTCACCACCCGGCTAGAGGTGCACCGTGTGCAGTTACTCACCCTCAATA AGGAGCACAAGGAGCTGCAACGGCTTCACAGCTGCAAGAGCGAGGAGCACGAGGGTGTGGTGCTGAAGCTTCAGAGTCAGCTGAAGAACGCCCAGGCAGAGCTGGACCAGGTCAGGAGCACCCTAAGGACCCTGGAAGGAGCTGATGGACACG GCCTTCAGGTGGCCATGGGCATGCAGAAAGAGATCACTGCCAGGAGAGAACAGGTTGACTCTCTGCATAGTAGGATCCAACATCTGGAGGAAACTGTGGAGAAGCTGCATCAG GAGAAGCACTACCAGAGCCTGGAGAACCAGCGTCAGCTCCAGGAGCTCACCTTTGTcagggaggagaaaagacaGCTTGCTAATGAGCTGGAGGCCCTTCAGTCCAAAGATAAACAGTTAAGGGACAGGATCAGCAAGCTGGAGGGAATCCTTCACAAG ATGTCAGAGAGCTTCACAGACTGTCAGGATTTTATCCAGCTGCAGGAGCAGGAGTTCTTTCGTCTGAAACTCAAACATGCCCTGGATTTGAAG gAACTCCAAGGTCAAAATTTGCGCACTGCTCCGAATGTAACTCCACCTGTCCTGGACTCTCCGAACCCGACCGCACTCCCTGCTCCACCCTTCTCCCAGCACGTCTCCAACACCCACATGAAG tcaaagcagcagcaggagagccACACCTGGGAGCTCAGGTCTCTCGTGAAAGAGCTGCGTGGAGTGATTTCGGAGAACCGCAGACCACACACCGATAACGGCGCCACCGGCAACAGTTTCCACAGGAGGCGGTCCGCACCGGAGAGAACCGCATT CAGTGCTGACGAGTATGAAGATGTAAAAACTGGCTCCAGACTGAGAAGAAAGACTTGTGGCAG TGAGCCACATTTCCTGAAGACAGCTGAGCTGAAAACAATAAGCAACAACTCCTTCAGTGAGG GTCATCTAATATCAGGTCCACAGTACACTTCCTCCCCAAAGCTACACTCACCAGGCCGCAGGTCGCCCGTGCACGCtctcctgacctttgaccctaaCAGCTAA
- the LOC133978899 gene encoding ras-related protein Rab-27B-like — protein sequence MADWDYDYLIKLLALGDSGVGKTTFLYRYTDNKFNRKFTTTVGIDFREKRVMYMGTGADGATERNFKVHLQLWDTAGQERFRSLTTAFFRDAMGFLLMFDLTNEQSFLNVRNWMSQLQANAYCDSPDIVLVGTKADLRELRDVHARQARDLADRYGIPYFETSAMTGADVDKAVTTLLDLVMKRMEHSTKRGQSSEPNGSPIASHEVEEAPVRRRCAC from the exons ATGGCTGACTGGGACTATGACTATCTGATCAAGCTGCTGGCACTGGGGGACTCCGGGGTGGGAAAGACCACCTTCCTCTACAGGTACACCGACAACAAGTTCAACCGCAAGTTCACAACCACAGTGGGCATTGACTTCAGGGAAAAGAGAGTG ATGTACATGGGCACAGGTGCTGATGGGGCGACTGAAAGGAACTTTAAAGTCCACCTTCAGTTGTGGGACACGGCAGGACAAGAGAG GTTCCGCAGCCTCACTACAGCTTTCTTCCGAGACGCCATGGGCTTTCTGCTGATGTTCGACTTGACCAATGAGCAAAGCTTTCTCAACGTCAGGAACTGGATGA GTCAGCTCCAGGCCAACGCATACTGTGATAGTCCAGACATCGTGTTGGTGGGGACCAAGGCCGACCTCAGAGAGCTGAGGGATGTTCACGCCAGGCAGGCCAGAGATCTGGCAGATAGATACGG caTCCCCTACTTTGAGACGAGTGCAATGACGGGTGCTGACGTGGACAAGGCGGTGACCACCCTGCTGGACCTGGTGATGAAGAGGATGGAGCATAGCACCAAAAGGGGGCAAAGCTCTGAACCCAATGGCAGCCCCATAGCGAGCCATGAGGTGGAGGAGGCCCCCGTCAGGAGGAGGTGTGCCTGCTGA